Genomic DNA from Halobaculum sp. MBLA0147:
GTGTGTGCGTCGGCGGCGGCGTCCGCCAGCAGTCCCTGGTAGCGGCGATCCTCGACCACCTGCGGCGTCAGGAGTGGGTGGGCGACGTACTGCTGGTCGGGGTCCGTGTCGGCGGCCTCTGCCATCGACGACTCTTGGTCGGGTTCGTGGGTAAAGGTTCGCCGCGGACGGTGGAAGTGGAGTGAGCTACAGGAACAGCGAAGAGATCCATCCGCCGATGGCGCTTTTGATCGTGCTCCACGCGGCACTGAGAACTCGCTTCGCCCACTTTCGTAGGCGACTCTTGTCGTTCTCGATCCGTTCCAACTCCTTCTTGTCCATGTCGTCTATCTCACTCTTCAACTTCCGTTTCATTTTCTTGGCGTCGGACATGTTGGGAAACCTCCGTGTGGTGGATTGTCACTCGATCTCTTCGAGAACCTCGTCGGAGACGAGTTCTCTGATGTCTGCGACGTCGCGGTTCGCCGAGGCTTTGATCTGTTTCTCTGGGGGGAGGTTCTGGATGATAGTGTCGAGTACCTTTCCGTGATTCCACCGCTTGAGTGCCGAACACGCGACGATCTGGTCTTCTGGGACACCGACCCGAGTGAGCTTGTCGACGATGTCGTCCGTACGACGCTCGATCTGCCGTTCCAGTTCGTCCGTCGGGACGTTGTACGTCTCGTTCCAACCCTGTATATCGTCCTCACGCTCGCTCCGTTCGAGTTCGATCTGATCGACCTTGTTGAGAACCACGACGATCCGGTCACGGTACCCGGTCTCGTCGAGGATTCGTTTCATGTTCTCCTGGATGTGACGGATGTCACGACTCGATGCGTCGATCACCCAGTACAACAGGTCGTGTTGTCGTACCTGTTCGATCCACTCGGGGATCAACTCCTCGTCTTTCTGCATCGACTCACCGAGTCCCGGACCGTCGGTGAACTCGATCTTGAACCCGTCCTCGTTCTCGATTTGGAACGATCGAAATCGCTCCGTCTCGGCTCGCGTCGCGTCCGTAGTGATCTCCTCGGGAATGTCCTCGTCTCTGACCGCGAAGATCGACCGAAGGAGTGTCGACTTCCCGACACCCGTCTGGCCAGCACCGATGAGTCGAACCGGCTCCTCTAGATCGGCCTGGATGTCGGACCTGAGTTCTCGTTTCTTCTGCTCGGACACCGGAAGGTTGTTGAGAAGCTCGTCCATCCGTTCCCCGAGTCCTATCTCCGGCATCAGTTCGATACTGTGTCGTACCGGGAATATGATTTTTGTAAGGATTCTGTGTAGTGCCAGTCTGTACCAACGACAGTTTGTAGCTAGTGAGATGGGCTCGGGCTCGTCAATTCACCAGACGTATCGCCCACACGCCGTCACTCACTGATCTACGCCGTCCTCGTCTTCCTCGTCGTGATCGTCCTCTGCGTCGTCCTCGTCTTCCTCGTCGCGATCGTCCTCTGCGTCGTCCTCGTCTTCCTCGGTCGTATCTCGATCCGTGTGTTCGTGGTCCCACGACGACCACTCGTCTGTAGACTGTACGTCGTCGATGTACTCGTCGATATCGTCAGTCTCGGGGTCCAGAGCGAGGATTCGCTCCAGTGCCGACTTGAAGTTCTTTCGGACCGTCTTGTCTGGCACGTTGTCTGCGAGGTCTAGTAGATTGTAGTGGGAGATCATGTCCTGTACCATGCGGATGGCGATTCCTTCCTGATCGTCTCTGGCTCCGGCGGTCGTGTCCGCGAGGAGGTACTCTGGGAACTCGGTCGGATCTAGCTCTTCGATCCAGTCTTCGATCAGACAGGCACACAGTTTCCCGACGAAGTCCGCTATCTCCTCTCGCGTCGGGTCCTGAATCACCGAACGAGCGACTCTGGTCGGATCCTCGGACTGACCCCCGGACGGAGAGAATCGGTCCGCCGTCTGTCGGGCGATCTCGTCAATGAGGTTGTCGACGCGGTCGTTTGTCCGTTCCTCCATCTCTTCTCGGAGTGGGATCTCTATATCGTCGATTCTGGTGGCGAACTCGAACATCAGTGGGACGAACCCGTCGATCGGGACGACGTGTGAGCGCGTCTCGGCCAACAGTTCTCGTACCTCCTCCGGTAGTTGGTCCACTGGATCTGTCTCGTCGTCGGGACTGTGGACACACCAGAATATCTCGTAGTCCGAGTACTCGTCTGCCTGCCGCAACGCACTCATGATCGACTCGTCTCGACCACTGTACCCGACGACGACGAGTCCACACTCTCTGATCGTGTCTTGCAACAGCCGCTCCATCCCCTTCTCAAGATCAGCAGTCTCGGTCTTGAGATTCTGGAGATTGTCGTACAGGTAGTCGCCGTGGAGTTTCACCACGGCAGGGTCACTTCGCGTCAGTCTGAACGCCGGTGCGACTGCCCCGTGGTTGATGAGCTGTGGCGTCTTCTCGAGATACAGGTAGAACGAGTCGAACAACAGGTCGTCGAAGTTCGTCGTCAACGTCACTGGGACGATGTTCCTGCGTCCGTCGTCGTCACTCATCATCGACGCGAGGATGACGTGACCGGCGGTCGGTTGGGCGTCTTCGACGAGGTCTCGAATGTAGTTTCGCCTCCCACCACGGCTCGGTCTGAACTCTTCGAACCAGAATCCGTACTCGGATTGCTCGGGATCCATGTCCCGTTCCTCGACGCCTGTCGCCCAACGATCGACACTGTCGATGTCGGGGTCAGCTCGCTCGTAGCACTGCTGTTTCCACTCGTCGATCAACTCGCTCGTGGTCGGGACGCCTGCAGGCTCGGGGCGTGACGCACCCGCACCGAGCAGAAACACGTGTTGCCGGTTACTGTTGACTGACTCGACAAGCTGTCCGACATCGATAGGATCTAACCCGTGTTCCTCCGCCACTTTTGACACCAGAGACTAGTCGGTAGAAGACGGATCAAAGTGGTTTTGAAAGTATTCTTGATATTTCTAAGAGGAAATATCAGAACCGACCAACTGTATCACCCTCCCTCTCCTTCGATCTCGACCCGTGTCACGCTCTTCCCTCGGCGGCGCCGTACTCGGCGGGTCCTGCTGTGTACAGATTTCGGAACGGACGCATCCAACAGCTCCGCCCACTCCAGCAGGTGCGACTCTGAGTCCCGACTCATGCTCGCACGGTCTCGGACCATCGTGCTAAGTGTTACCGCCGGCTCCGGTCGCGTGGGAACGCGACGCAACCACGGCACACCAAGCACAGTGGTCGAACGAGAACTTGCTCACGAGATACAAATCTCACTCGCCGGGCACTCGACGGTCGCGCAGAGCAGTCACCACACACCCTGCCGCACGTCCATCCACGTCACGACGGCGACGTGGGGCAGCGTCAGGACGGCGATGCCGACGAGGTACAGCGCCAGCAACCCCTCGAACCCGGTCGCCTGCCGCGGGACGGCGAGGTACAAGCCGGCGACGATCACCAACCCGCCGAGGGTCATCGGCGTCGCGTCGCGTGCCACACGCCGGAGTGCGCCGCCGAGGTCCCCACTCGCCAATCGCTCGCGGGCGCCACCCTCCGCGCCGTCGATCAGCGCCAGACGGGCGAGGTGCCGCGTCGCGTGCCAGAAACAGAAGTAGAGACCGATCCCGACCACGGGCGGGACGGCGAGGAAGTACACCCACAACAGGAGCGTCTCGCCGGCGTCGACGCGCCAGGCCCGCCGGTCGGCACCGAGTCGGACGCGGTACCGCCCCAGCGTCAGCGCCGTCAGCGTCACCAGCGCGAAGCCGACGCCGACACCCCACTGGACGGTCGTGGTGAACAGCCCCGCCAACACGGCGTCCGCGGGGGCGAACAGTCCGACGAGCGCGGCGGCGACGCGCCGGTACTCCGTCGGGTGTGACACGAGCGGGACCAGCATCGGTAACCCGCCGCGGACGACGACGGTCAGCGCCCGCTCGGCGCGCGTCGGGAGGTGTTCCGCCTCCGCGAACGCCAACAGCGCGTACAGGTCGCCCTGCCCCCAGTGGGCCAGCGTGAGGAGGATGAAGAACGCGAACGCCGAGACGGGCGCGAGGAACCACCAGCCGGTGTACAGCCCGCCGAGAACGGCGTACGCGATGCCCACGAGCGCCAGCGACCGCGGCAACGACAGGCGGTCCATCCGGTCGAAGACGAGGTGGTCTAAGGCGCCGTGTGGGAACCCGAAGACGACGACGCTGGCGACGAACGGCGCGTACCGCACCGCCGGCGGCACCTGCGAGGCCACCGGCGCGAACGGCAACACGACGAGCAACGCGAGCCACGAGGCGCGGATCCCCCACCGCCGCAGCGCACCCTCGAGAGCGGCGGGTCGTGGGACGCCTACGGCCATCTTCTCACCACCCGGTCGACACTCACTGGCATACTACCACTGCCCCGTCGGTGTTCACAGCCATCGTTCCATCACCCACTCGAAGAGGACGAGGCCGTACACCACCAGCAGGTTCGTCACGAGGAAGAAGACCGCCTCCTCGATCGGGAGTCCGAGCAGTTTCAGGCCCGTCGAGAACTCCGCGGAGATAGTCCACACCCCGAGGCCGATGGCGAGGCGGTCGATCCCCCACAGGTACAGCGTCGGGACGCCGACGCCGACGACCCACGGCCGCCACGCCCGGAGGAGGTAGGTGCCGCCGACGGCCCACTGGAGCGCGACGATGGGTGCGGCCCACACGAGGATCGCACCGAGGTACGTCCACCGCTGCCCGAGCACGAGCAGCATCACCGCCCCGGCGCCGGCCAACGAGAGCCACGCCAGCGCCCCCACGACGCGAGGTGTCGCCGCGAAGTCGCCCGGCACCGGCGTCGGGTCGAAGTCGACGTGGTAGAGCCACGTCCCCGTCAGCACGGTCTGGAGCACGAAGAAGAGGTACTCCCCGACCGGCGCCGCCCACACCCGGGCCGTGACGACGCCGTCGCCGTACCACCACACCCCCAACTCGATGAGGTAGTTGTCCCACGGAGTCGTGTAGAGGAACGCGACCGTCGCCATCAGGCCGAGCCCGACCCCCGAGAGGAGCCGTCGTCTGGGCGGGAGCGAGGGCCGCCGGGCGAACAACAGCGCCAACGGCGGGAGCACGAACAGGACGTGAAAGAGGAGATACGGGAGGGTCACGCCTCCCGCCCCCCGTCGTGCGGCTGCCCCCGTCCCGCCCGGTACATACACGCGTACGGGGCTGGCGCGGGGAAAAGCGTGGGGGATTCGATCGCGGGACGGCGGCGACCCGTGTGCGTGTCACGGGGTACTGGTCCCACCGCCGCGAGGGTTTCCGACGTGACGAATCACCGCCGCGGGGGTTCCCGACGTGACGAATCACCGCCGCGGGTGTTCCCGACGTGACGAATCTCGCTGGGGTGACACGACGTCACTCGCGTCCGGAACCGACATTACGGGCCTCACCGAACCGGGGCACATGTTCAGACAGTTCCGGGCGGCCGTCGCCGACGCGCTGGAGACGGCGCTGGCCGACGCCGGCTACCCCACCGACGACCTGGGGATCGAGGAGCCGCCGGACGACGTAGACGCCACGCTCGCCTCGAGTGTCGCCTTCCGGCTCGCCGCCGAGGCCGGTGCCCCACCGCCGCAGGTCGCCGCCGAACTCGCCGAGGCGATCGACCCCGAGCCGGTCACCTACCTCGCCCGCGTCGACACGCAGGGGCCGTACCTCAACTTCTACACGGACGGGACGTACCTCACCGACACCGTCGACGCGGC
This window encodes:
- a CDS encoding GTPase family protein, whose product is MPEIGLGERMDELLNNLPVSEQKKRELRSDIQADLEEPVRLIGAGQTGVGKSTLLRSIFAVRDEDIPEEITTDATRAETERFRSFQIENEDGFKIEFTDGPGLGESMQKDEELIPEWIEQVRQHDLLYWVIDASSRDIRHIQENMKRILDETGYRDRIVVVLNKVDQIELERSEREDDIQGWNETYNVPTDELERQIERRTDDIVDKLTRVGVPEDQIVACSALKRWNHGKVLDTIIQNLPPEKQIKASANRDVADIRELVSDEVLEEIE
- a CDS encoding Brp/Blh family beta-carotene 15,15'-dioxygenase; amino-acid sequence: MAVGVPRPAALEGALRRWGIRASWLALLVVLPFAPVASQVPPAVRYAPFVASVVVFGFPHGALDHLVFDRMDRLSLPRSLALVGIAYAVLGGLYTGWWFLAPVSAFAFFILLTLAHWGQGDLYALLAFAEAEHLPTRAERALTVVVRGGLPMLVPLVSHPTEYRRVAAALVGLFAPADAVLAGLFTTTVQWGVGVGFALVTLTALTLGRYRVRLGADRRAWRVDAGETLLLWVYFLAVPPVVGIGLYFCFWHATRHLARLALIDGAEGGARERLASGDLGGALRRVARDATPMTLGGLVIVAGLYLAVPRQATGFEGLLALYLVGIAVLTLPHVAVVTWMDVRQGVW
- a CDS encoding lycopene cyclase domain-containing protein, coding for MTLPYLLFHVLFVLPPLALLFARRPSLPPRRRLLSGVGLGLMATVAFLYTTPWDNYLIELGVWWYGDGVVTARVWAAPVGEYLFFVLQTVLTGTWLYHVDFDPTPVPGDFAATPRVVGALAWLSLAGAGAVMLLVLGQRWTYLGAILVWAAPIVALQWAVGGTYLLRAWRPWVVGVGVPTLYLWGIDRLAIGLGVWTISAEFSTGLKLLGLPIEEAVFFLVTNLLVVYGLVLFEWVMERWL
- a CDS encoding SIR2 family protein; amino-acid sequence: MFLLGAGASRPEPAGVPTTSELIDEWKQQCYERADPDIDSVDRWATGVEERDMDPEQSEYGFWFEEFRPSRGGRRNYIRDLVEDAQPTAGHVILASMMSDDDGRRNIVPVTLTTNFDDLLFDSFYLYLEKTPQLINHGAVAPAFRLTRSDPAVVKLHGDYLYDNLQNLKTETADLEKGMERLLQDTIRECGLVVVGYSGRDESIMSALRQADEYSDYEIFWCVHSPDDETDPVDQLPEEVRELLAETRSHVVPIDGFVPLMFEFATRIDDIEIPLREEMEERTNDRVDNLIDEIARQTADRFSPSGGQSEDPTRVARSVIQDPTREEIADFVGKLCACLIEDWIEELDPTEFPEYLLADTTAGARDDQEGIAIRMVQDMISHYNLLDLADNVPDKTVRKNFKSALERILALDPETDDIDEYIDDVQSTDEWSSWDHEHTDRDTTEEDEDDAEDDRDEEDEDDAEDDHDEEDEDGVDQ